The genomic interval TTCATTGTTTTGATTTTTAAGTGTTTTAGATTATTGATTTTCCTGCTCGCGCCGCTTTATGGCTATCCGCTTGATGGCGAGCTCGACATCGCCGCCAAGTTCAGAGGCTAGCTGCATCACTTCCATTTTTTCGGTCTCTTCGGTGGTGTAGGCGTAATACTCTTCTAGGCTGACTTCTGTGGCATATACTGCAGAATGCGTTCCTCCAAGCCCGATCCAAACTTCCTTATACAGGCGCGATGCGTCGTTGTTCATGTTGATGGAAAGCACCTGCGATTTTTCCTTGTCGGTCAGTCCCAGCATTGCCTGTATGTCATCAAACTTGTTCATGTATTTGCGCTGGTCCAGAAGGATTTTGCAGTCGGAATTGTTGATGATGCTTTCCTTGACGATGGGCGACTGGATAATGTCGTCCACTTCCTGGGTGACTACTATGGCCTCTCCATAGAATTTTCTAACAGTCTTGAACAAATACTTGATATAATTTGCCATTCCTTCCTTGGCAATTGCTTTCCATGCCTCCTCAATCAGGATAAGCTTGCGGATTCCTTTAAGCCTTCGCATCTTGTTGATGAACACTTCCATAATAATGATCGTCACAATTGGGAAGAGAATCTTGTGCTCCTTGATGGCGTCAATCTCAAATACGATAAAGCGCTTGGTAAGAAGGTCCAGCTGCTTGTCGGAATTCAGCAGGTAGTCATACTCGCCGCCTTTGTAATAAGGCTCAAGGACATTCAGGAAATTGGCTATGTCAAAATCTTTTTCCCTTACCTGTTTTTCATTCAATACGCTTCGGTAATCCCCACGGACATACTCGTAGAAGCCGTTGAAAGAAGGATACGCATCATCGTGCTTGATCTTTTCGATATAGCCGCTAACGGCATTGGAGAGTGCGACTTCTTCAGAGCGGGTAGGAGGCTCATCATCACGTTTCCATAAGGTGAGGATCAGCGTTTTGACACTTTCCCTTTTTTCGATGTCGAAAATCCCGTCATCGGTATAGAATGGGTTGAATGCAATGGGATTGTCCTCGGTATAGGTAAAATACACTCCGTCTTCGCCTTTGGTTTTCCCTTTGATGAGCTCGCACAAACCTTGGTAAGAGTTGCCGGTATCAACCAGAAGGACATGAGACCCCTGCTCATAATACTGCCTTACCATATGGTTGGTGAAAAAAGACTTGCCGCTTCCCGAGGGGCCGAGTATGAATTTGTTGCGGTTGGTAATGATGCCGCGTTTCATGGGGAGGTCCGAAATATCCAGATGAATGGGTTTGCCAGTGAGCCTGTCGGCCATCTTGATGCCGAAAGGTGATGGCGAATCGTGGTAATTGGTTTCCTGGGTGAAAAAGCACAAAGCCGGTCCTATAAACGTGTAAAAGCTTTCCTCGCTGGGGAAGTCTCCTGCATTTCCGGGCATCCCCGCCCAATAGAGCGTTGCTGCATCGGTCGTATTGTGTCTTGGCTTGCATTCCATAAGGGCCAGCGCGCTCCCGCAGTCGTTTTTGAGCTGTTTGAGTTCGGACGGCTCTTCAGACCATGCCATGACATTAAAGTGCGCCCTTATAGATGAGAGCCCAAAAGAGTGCGCCTCATTGAGATAGCGTTCAATCCATTCCTTGTTGATCTGGTTGGCGCGGCTGTAGCGTGCCAAGGAGTGCATATTTCGGGCGGACTTTTCAAATTTCTGAAGGTTCTCCTCGCTACTGTCCACAAACAGGTACTGGTTGTAGATGTGGCTGCAGTCAAGCAGCAGCCCTACGGGCGCTGCAAATGACAGGCGGCAGTCGCTGCGGTCGGTCGAGAGCTTCTCATATCTTGTATCTGCCGATACCGATGGGGGCAGATCGTCAGTATCGGAAAGCGTATGCAGGCACAGCCTTTTGTTTCCCACACGAACCTCTTCGCTGCCCAAGGCGATATCCTGGAGGGGCGTTCCTGTTTCCCGTGAAAGGGTCAGGTACTGTTCCAAGAGTCCCTGCCGGTCTTCTGATCCAATAATGTCCTCTTCGCTCATGCGGCTGATTTTGACAAGTCCGCAGTCGTTTATAATGCGCTCAAACTGCGCGACGGCTTCCATGAAACGGTGGACTGTTTCCTTGTCCCTGATTTCTTTCGGTATCAGGACACCTTTGCAAAGAGAAGAGAAGTTGCTCTGCATCCGCATGCGCTCTTTGGTGGTCTTTGTCAGAAACAGATAACAGGAATGGTTCAGGAATGGACGTTCATTAAAATGGCGCTGATAGGATCTGGATAGAAAACCCTGCTGATCCATGTCCAGACGAGGATCGTAATTCTCCCTGATATACCAGTCCTGTTTATGGACGACCGTGAAGTCAGGCAGCGTCTTAACAGCCTTATGCCATGCAGAGTGTATGGCTTCATACTCAGGGGAAGCTACGGTGTAGAGTTCAGGCAGATGCACTTCAAAGCAGGCAGTGATGTCCGCATCCTTGGAAAGGATGCAGTTGTTTTCTACCGCCAGCAGCGGAAATCTGCTTTCCAGTGTCGTGGTTTTGGCTGTGCTTCTCATAGGGAGTGTGGTTTAGGAGCTGACCTTAAGCCGCGTCTTACAGGCTTGCGGCAGATGATGTAGCGGGGATGCCTTTTTTTGGCGCCCATCTTCATCAGCCCGTGCTCTCCGTACTTTCTGTTTAGCGAAAAGGTCTGCCAGACAATCAGCGAAGCGCCGCCTGCCCCAAGAAAAATACAGATATACGAACTGGTCCCGGCCATATATAGGATCATGACCAGTATAAGCATTCCCAGAAGTCCGCCTGCGAAAATAAAAAGGTACTGCGCCTTGAGCCCTCTGAACTCGACGGTCCTTCCGATGCCTTTGTTGATGCTGTAATTATCCATATCGCAGCGTTAAAGGAAAAAGGAGCGCAGGATGGTAGCGGCGACAATAAGGAAGATACAGGCACCGAACCAGCTTGCGGCAGTTTTTGAGGTATCAGGATCACCGCTGCTGAATTTGTTGTACACTTTAACCCCGCCAATCAGGCCTACCACGGCGCCTATGGCATAGATGAGCTGTGTGGCGGGATCGAAATAGGAAGTCACCATCTGGGTGGCTTCTGTGATGCCGGTAGTGCCGTTCCCTTGTGCAGATAACTTTAAGGATGACAGCACAATGATTGCTGCCAGCTGGATTTTTTTTCTTTGTTTTTCCATGACTAAACACTTTAATTTGTTGCTTTATCCGCACTATGCGGACTGTTGCGACAAAGGTGTTTTGGAAATCGAAAGCCTGCCGTAAAGCTGCATTCGATGGAATTACTTGGCACTCAGAAGCGTCAAGCCTAATTTGCTGGGTATTAAAAGCGCCGAGACTGAGCGTATCGGCGTTATAATTTTTTATTCGAAAGGCATGAGGGTCTAGAGTTTTCTTCTCCTTTTCTTTTGCAAAGGTTCAGGAGGCGGCTTTTTACGGGGATGTGCATTCTCCTGATGCATTTGTTTTTGCGCAAGGTTCAGCTTGATGCTGGTGGGAATGTTGGTTTGGGCCCAAGGCAGTGTTTGGGCTTTAAACTGCATCTGAAATTCCTTTTCCCTAATGCAGTAGAAAGGAGCAAAGCCATATTTAACATTCCAGCCAACCCTGTCCAGCAGCTGAAGGTGAGGAAACTTTACCACTATGATATCTTTAGGAAGCTCCGTAATTGACAGATGGTCTATTTCCTGAAATTCATGCGTTTTTGGATTATAGGGAAAAATATAGGCATGAGCAAGCCGGTCGTAATAGCCGTTTATCTGGTCAAGACTGATGCCTTTGGATTTGAAGTCGTCTTTTGGGCGAAGCCTGTTGGCCGCTATATCTACAAAAAAGGGATGTCCGGCAATTTTTAAAATTGGCAGTTTTCTTTGGTTCCATCGCAGATCAAGAAGGCTTCCAGGCTGTATCGTGAGCTCAAAATCTGTTTTTTCCTTGATGTTTTCCACAGTTGTCCTATACCTTTCGGCCATACCGGAAGGATCCAGCTGGGTCAGGTTGGGTATAGTGATCTTTTTGACTGTGCCGTCTTCCTTGAAGCTGAGGCCTGATTCCAGCCCCGCTAAATTCTTAGCGGCGGTATCGTAATGAAATTGATAGCCGTGGCCTAGATAAAACATGTCTTTGAAAGCTATGATATTTTTAGGGTCACCTTTTTCCGATAGTTCCTCTCATGCCGCGTTAATGATGAATTCAGTTCCTTCGATGTTTATTGTAGAGGGTATTTTTTTCATATTGAATAGTTTGTTAAAATGACAAAGGGGCTTTCATCCTCAGACAAAATCCCCAATATCAAATTCATTCAAATCATTTTTCCGCAGATAGGAAGAGCTGGATTCTTTTTCAGAAGAAAGGCTCCCGTCCAGCAGCTCGGCTATTTTCCGGGAGGCGCTTTCTATGGAATTCTCCAGCAGGCTGAATAGTTCGGTTCCCTGTATTTTTTGAACCAATGCAATGACTGTTTCCTTTTGGGAATGCTCCAGATTCTCTTTTTCCAGCAGCATCCCTACAGCGCTCAGTTCCTCAAAGGTAACCCCTTGGGCAAAACCGTCATTCCCTGCCAGCATTCCATAACCGCTCCATTCTTCCTCCTCCTGCAGAAGATCGGGCTGGTATCTGAAA from Flavobacterium sp. YJ01 carries:
- a CDS encoding TraG family conjugative transposon ATPase, whose amino-acid sequence is MRSTAKTTTLESRFPLLAVENNCILSKDADITACFEVHLPELYTVASPEYEAIHSAWHKAVKTLPDFTVVHKQDWYIRENYDPRLDMDQQGFLSRSYQRHFNERPFLNHSCYLFLTKTTKERMRMQSNFSSLCKGVLIPKEIRDKETVHRFMEAVAQFERIINDCGLVKISRMSEEDIIGSEDRQGLLEQYLTLSRETGTPLQDIALGSEEVRVGNKRLCLHTLSDTDDLPPSVSADTRYEKLSTDRSDCRLSFAAPVGLLLDCSHIYNQYLFVDSSEENLQKFEKSARNMHSLARYSRANQINKEWIERYLNEAHSFGLSSIRAHFNVMAWSEEPSELKQLKNDCGSALALMECKPRHNTTDAATLYWAGMPGNAGDFPSEESFYTFIGPALCFFTQETNYHDSPSPFGIKMADRLTGKPIHLDISDLPMKRGIITNRNKFILGPSGSGKSFFTNHMVRQYYEQGSHVLLVDTGNSYQGLCELIKGKTKGEDGVYFTYTEDNPIAFNPFYTDDGIFDIEKRESVKTLILTLWKRDDEPPTRSEEVALSNAVSGYIEKIKHDDAYPSFNGFYEYVRGDYRSVLNEKQVREKDFDIANFLNVLEPYYKGGEYDYLLNSDKQLDLLTKRFIVFEIDAIKEHKILFPIVTIIIMEVFINKMRRLKGIRKLILIEEAWKAIAKEGMANYIKYLFKTVRKFYGEAIVVTQEVDDIIQSPIVKESIINNSDCKILLDQRKYMNKFDDIQAMLGLTDKEKSQVLSINMNNDASRLYKEVWIGLGGTHSAVYATEVSLEEYYAYTTEETEKMEVMQLASELGGDVELAIKRIAIKRREQENQ
- a CDS encoding DUF4133 domain-containing protein, whose translation is MDNYSINKGIGRTVEFRGLKAQYLFIFAGGLLGMLILVMILYMAGTSSYICIFLGAGGASLIVWQTFSLNRKYGEHGLMKMGAKKRHPRYIICRKPVRRGLRSAPKPHSL
- a CDS encoding DUF4134 domain-containing protein; this translates as MEKQRKKIQLAAIIVLSSLKLSAQGNGTTGITEATQMVTSYFDPATQLIYAIGAVVGLIGGVKVYNKFSSGDPDTSKTAASWFGACIFLIVAATILRSFFL
- a CDS encoding conjugal transfer protein TraD; this translates as METLILICLLIVIILLLQDKITIQITKKGKHAAKETHPELPDFMGQPKTARSLLMPINATASQDRKLGQEINNFDTEIDHQHVDIEIPQEEQDDVFRYQPDLLQEEEEWSGYGMLAGNDGFAQGVTFEELSAVGMLLEKENLEHSQKETVIALVQKIQGTELFSLLENSIESASRKIAELLDGSLSSEKESSSSYLRKNDLNEFDIGDFV